One stretch of Arachis duranensis cultivar V14167 chromosome 1, aradu.V14167.gnm2.J7QH, whole genome shotgun sequence DNA includes these proteins:
- the LOC107490727 gene encoding protein ALP1-like: MVAIFLHIIAHDVKIRVIKRQFVSSEETISRWFNDVLLANLRCHNLLLKKPQPLSQDRMDERWKWFKNFLGALDGTHIKVNVLEADKPRYQNRKGDITTNVLGVVAPDMQFIYVLAGWEGSAADSRVLQDALFRNEFSVFQGHYYLRDAGYMNCEGFLAPYRGQKYHKPRTSPLKIETTRNPPPAVERCKSYLALPQISIISCSAFRFKFSISLSTSVSFAMDGTLLLASLSIAKSPLEKSDGCGSY; the protein is encoded by the exons ATGGTTGCCatatttttacatattataGCACATGATGTCAAAATTAGAGTAATAAAGAGACAATTTGTGAGTTCTGAAGAAACAATTAGTAGGTGGTTTAATGATGTATTGCTTGCTAATTTGAGATGTCATAATCTCTTACTGAAGAAACCTCAACCACTTAGCCAGGATAGAATGGATGAACGATGGAAATGGTTCAAG aatttCCTAGGAGCCTTAGATGGTACTCATATCAAAGTCAATGTCCTTGAGGCTGACAAGCCTAGATATCAAAATAGAAAAGGTGACATAACAACCAATGTGCTTGGAGTGGTTGCTCCCGATATGCAATTTATCTATGTACTGGCGGGTTGGGAGGGTTCAGCTGCGGATTCTAGGGTATTACAAGATGCACTATTTCGCAATGAGTTTAGTGTTTTCCAAG GTCATTACTACTTACGTGATGCTGGATATATGAATTGTGAAGGATTTTTGGCACCTTATAGAGGACAAAAATATCAT AAACCACGCACGAGCCCTCTGAAGATAGAAACCACTCGCAATCCTCCTCCCGCTGTGGAACGCTGTAAATCCTATCTCGCTCTTCCTCAGATTTCAATCATCTCTTGCTCCGCCTTCAGATTCAAATTTTCGATTTCACTCTCTACTTCA GTTTCTTTTGCCATGGATGGGACTCTGCTACTCGCTTCACTTTCCATAGCCAAATCACCTCTTGAG AAGAGTGATGGTTGTGGATCCTATTGA